A genomic region of Micromonospora sp. NBRC 110009 contains the following coding sequences:
- the efp gene encoding elongation factor P codes for MATTNDLKNGLVLNLDGELWAVVEFQHVKPGKGGAFVRTTLKNVLSGKVVDKTFNAGTKVETATVDKRTMQYLYADGEDYVFMDLETFDQITVPGGTVGEAANYLLPEAEATVATHEGVPLYIELPTSVVLEITYTEPGLQGDRSTGGNKPATVETGATVQVPLFITTGEKIKVDTRDGRYLGRA; via the coding sequence ATGGCCACCACCAACGACCTCAAGAACGGTCTGGTTCTCAACCTCGACGGGGAGCTCTGGGCCGTCGTCGAGTTCCAGCACGTCAAGCCCGGTAAGGGTGGCGCCTTCGTGCGCACCACGCTGAAGAACGTGCTGTCCGGCAAGGTCGTCGACAAGACCTTCAACGCGGGCACCAAGGTCGAGACCGCGACCGTCGACAAGCGCACCATGCAGTACCTCTACGCCGACGGCGAGGACTACGTCTTCATGGACCTGGAGACGTTCGACCAGATCACCGTCCCGGGCGGGACCGTCGGCGAGGCCGCCAACTACCTCCTCCCCGAGGCCGAGGCGACCGTCGCCACCCACGAGGGCGTGCCGCTCTACATCGAGCTGCCGACCTCGGTCGTGCTCGAGATCACGTACACCGAGCCGGGTCTGCAGGGCGACCGGTCGACCGGCGGCAACAAGCCGGCCACCGTCGAGACCGGCGCGACCGTGCAGGTGCCGCTCTTCATCACCACCGGCGAGAAGATCAAGGTCGACACCCGCGACGGCCGTTACCTCGGCCGCGCCTGA
- the aroQ gene encoding type II 3-dehydroquinate dehydratase, giving the protein MKVYVLNGPNLGRLGTRQVDVYGVTSYADLVTMCVDTGRELGLDVVVRQTDAEHELLDWLHAAADEGAAVVLNPAAWSHYSIAVRDACAMLRGPLVEVHISNIHAREEFRHHSVVSAVATGMICGLGVDGYRLALHHLATRLTGDA; this is encoded by the coding sequence GTGAAGGTGTACGTGCTCAACGGGCCGAACCTGGGCCGGCTCGGCACCCGCCAGGTCGACGTCTACGGGGTGACCAGCTACGCCGATCTGGTGACCATGTGCGTGGACACCGGGCGGGAGCTGGGGCTGGACGTGGTGGTCCGGCAGACCGACGCCGAGCACGAGTTGCTGGACTGGCTGCACGCGGCGGCCGACGAGGGGGCGGCGGTGGTGCTCAACCCGGCCGCCTGGTCGCACTACTCGATCGCCGTCCGGGACGCCTGCGCGATGCTGCGTGGGCCGCTGGTCGAGGTGCACATCTCCAACATCCACGCCCGGGAGGAGTTCCGGCACCACTCGGTGGTCTCCGCGGTGGCCACCGGGATGATCTGCGGCCTGGGCGTGGACGGCTACCGCCTGGCCCTGCACCACCTGGCCACCCGGCTGACCGGCGACGCCTGA